The Salvelinus sp. IW2-2015 linkage group LG15, ASM291031v2, whole genome shotgun sequence genome includes a region encoding these proteins:
- the LOC111973882 gene encoding microprocessor complex subunit DGCR8 isoform X1: protein MEIDDILPPLPLEPPDDLNSEGLNGKAQPPPPPLQTSSDAEEMDVSSGGDGQTHTPAGDQDLGLLAKGSITFSNNLSDEAEPSALCPRTARHAPPVTKFLPELKLLQDIKISVSVVDSSRCKDRKVLYTGIGQEGGGVGETSSEGLNGELHDADTELGAVEGSSGLGNGMVCGSAGRRGEEADLENKVEFAVLDELEDFSQDFLDTENVEQGGFRSEEMVQPENADEENLNYSYEEDFDNDVDALLEEGMPVPKKMRLAEGAAEYAGDSDHASDGEGGVQPMMTKIKTVLKSRGRPPTEPLPDGWIMTFHNSGIPVYLHRETRVVTWSRPYFLGTGSIRKHDPPTSSIPCLHYRKMKDHEERQQNGEVTPNAVVSPVKPGEEADSLERPDEPDSTAQEDPTTVALGLSLGDGGEVELETGLVTEGTIERCPVPHGKMPXSYEMAHGALGQVRATVEVCKDESIEIEEFRSYLEKCFDFEQVTVKKFRTWAERRQFNRDMKRKQAESERPILPANQKLITLSVSDTPTKKEFVINPNGKSEVCILHEYMQRVLKVRPVYNFFECENPSEPFGASVIIDGVTYGTGTASSKKLAKNKAARATLEILIPDFVKQTSEEKLVEGDELEVSACQSLYFNHISIEDSRVYELTNKAGLLSPYQILHECLKRNHGMGDTSIKFEVIPGKNQKSEYVMTCGKHTVRGWCKNKRVGKQLASQKILQMLHPHVKNWGSLLRMYGRESSKMVKKENSDKSVIELQQYAKKNRPNLHILNKLQEEMKKLAKERAETRKKPKMTIMESAQPGSQPLCTVDV, encoded by the exons ATGGAGATAGATGACATATTACCCCCCTTGCCGTTGGAGCCACCTGATGATTTAAACTCGGAGGGCCTTAATGGTAAAGCGCAGCCTCCACCACCTCCCCTGCAAACGTCCAGTGACGCAGAGGAAATGGACGTTAGCTCTGGTGGtgatggacagacacacaccccaGCAGGGGACCAGGACCTGGGGCTCCTCGCCAAGGGCTCCATAACCTTCAGTAATAACCTGTCAGATGAGGCTGAACCCAGCGCACTGTGCCCTAGAACAGCCCGCCATGCGCCCCCTGTCACRAAGTTCCTACCAGAGCTTAAGTTACTACAAGACATTAAGATCAGTGTCAGCGTTGTAGATAGCAGCAGGTGCAAAGATAGGAAGGTGCTGTACACAGGGATCGGTCAGGAGGGTGGTGGTGTAGGGGAGACCAGCTCAGAGGGCCTTAATGGTGAGTTGCATGATGCCGATACAGAGCTAGGGGCTGttgagggtagctcaggactgggGAACGGGATGGTCTGTGGCAgtgcagggaggagaggggaagaggcagACCTGGAGAACAAAGTGGAATTTGCGGTCTTGGACGAGCTGGAGGACTTCAGTCAGGACTTCCTGGATACGGAGAATGTGGAGCAGGGGGGTTTCAGGTCTGAGGAAATGGTTCAACCGGAGAATGCTGACGAGGAGAACCTGAATTACTCATATGAG GAGGACTTCGACAATGATGTAGATGCTCTGCTGGAGGAGGGCATGCCCGTGCCCAAAAAGATGCGCCTGGCAGAGGGGGCTGCTGAGTATGCAGGGGACAGTGACCACGCGTCGGACGGGGAGGGAGGCGTTCAGCCCATGATGACCAAAATTAAAACAGTCCTGAAGA GTCGTGGGCGTCCACCCACTGAGCCACTACCTGACGGATGGATCATGACATTCCATAACTCTGGCATTCCAGTCTACCTGCACAGAGAGACCAGAGTAGTGACCTGGTCCAGACCTTACTTCCTGGGGACCGGGAGCATCAGG AAACACGACCCTCCCACCAGTAGCATCCCCTGCTTGCACTATAGGAAGATGAAGGATCACGAGGAAAGGCAACAGAACGGAGAGGTGACGCCCAACGCTGTGGTGTCTCCTGTGAAGCCTGGGGAAGAGGCAGACTCCCTGGAGAGACCAGACGAGCCTGACTCCACAGCCCAGGAGGACCCTACCACTGTGGCCCTTGGTCTGAGCCTGGGGGATGGTGGAGAGGTGGAGTTGGAGACAGGCCTGGTCACAGAAGGAACCATAGAAAGGTGTCCTGTCCCACACGGCAAGATGCCCCYCTCTTATGAGATGGCCCATGGGGCTCTGGGACAGGTCAGGGCCACGGTGGAGGTGTGTAAAGATGAATCCATAG AAATTGAGGAGTTCCGCAGCTACCTGGAGAAGTGCTTTGACTTTGAACAAGTGACCGTGAAGAAGTTCCGTACCTGGGCAGAGCGCAGGCAGTTCAACAGGGACATGAAGAGGAAGCAGGCTGAGTCTGAGAGACCCATTCTGCCTGCCAACCAGAAGCTCATCACTCTGTCTGTATCAGATACCCCCACCAAGAAAG AGTTTGTCATTAATCCAAATGGGAAGTCTGAAGTTTGCATCCTACATGAATATATGCAACGTGTCCTAAAGGTCCGACCTGTTTACAACTTTTTTGAATGTG AGAACCCAAGTGAACCCTTTGGCGCCTCCGTCATTATAGACGGAGTGACATATGGCACGGGAACTGCAAGCAGTAAAAAACTTGCCAAGAATAAAGCTG CTCGAGCCACACTGGAGATCCTCATCCCTGACTTTGTCAAGCAGACATCTGAGGAGAAGCTTGTAGAAGGGGATGAACTGGAGGTATCAGCCTGCCAATCATTG TATTTTAATCATATCAGTATTGAAGATTCTAGGGTGTACGAACTGACCAATAAAGCAGGCTTACTCTCGCCATATCAGATTCTACACGAGTGCCTTAAGAG AAACCATGGAATGGGTGACACCAGCATCAAGTTTGAGGTGATCCCAGGGAAGAACCAGAAGAGTGAATATGTGATGACGTGTGGCAAGCACACTGTGCGTGGATGGT GCAAGAATAAGCGTGTGGGGAAGCAGCTGGCGTCGCAGAAGATCCTACAGATGCTGCACCCCCACGTAAAGAACTGGGGGTCACTGCTCCGCATGTACGGCAGAGAGAGCAGTAAGATGGTGAAGAAG GAAAATTCAGACAAGAGTGTGATTGAACTTCAACAGTATGCCAAAAAGAACAGGCCAAATCTTCACATCCTGAACAAACTGCAAGAGGAGATGAAGAAACTGGCTAAGGAGAGG GCGGAAACCAGGAAGAAGCCCAAGATGACCATAATGGAGTCAGCCCAGCCTGGCAGTCAGCCGCTCTGTACTGTTGACGTCTAG
- the LOC111973882 gene encoding microprocessor complex subunit DGCR8 isoform X2 — MEIDDILPPLPLEPPDDLNSEGLNGKAQPPPPPLQTSSDAEEMDVSSGGDGQTHTPAGDQDLGLLAKGSITFSNNLSDEAEPSALCPRTARHAPPVTKFLPELKLLQDIKISVSVVDSSRCKDRKVLYTGIGQEGGGVGETSSEGLNGELHDADTELGAVEGSSGLGNGMVCGSAGRRGEEADLENKVEFAVLDELEDFSQDFLDTENVEQGGFRSEEMVQPENADEENLNYSYEEDFDNDVDALLEEGMPVPKKMRLAEGAAEYAGDSDHASDGEGGVQPMMTKIKTVLKSRGRPPTEPLPDGWIMTFHNSGIPVYLHRETRVVTWSRPYFLGTGSIRKHDPPTSSIPCLHYRKMKDHEERQQNGEVTPNAVVSPVKPGEEADSLERPDEPDSTAQEDPTTVALGLSLGDGGEVELETGLVTEGTIERCPVPHGKMPXSYEMAHGALGQVRATVEVCKDESIEIEEFRSYLEKCFDFEQVTVKKFRTWAERRQFNRDMKRKQAESERPILPANQKLITLSVSDTPTKKEFVINPNGKSEVCILHEYMQRVLKVRPVYNFFECENPSEPFGASVIIDGVTYGTGTASSKKLAKNKAARATLEILIPDFVKQTSEEKLVEGDELEYFNHISIEDSRVYELTNKAGLLSPYQILHECLKRNHGMGDTSIKFEVIPGKNQKSEYVMTCGKHTVRGWCKNKRVGKQLASQKILQMLHPHVKNWGSLLRMYGRESSKMVKKENSDKSVIELQQYAKKNRPNLHILNKLQEEMKKLAKERAETRKKPKMTIMESAQPGSQPLCTVDV; from the exons ATGGAGATAGATGACATATTACCCCCCTTGCCGTTGGAGCCACCTGATGATTTAAACTCGGAGGGCCTTAATGGTAAAGCGCAGCCTCCACCACCTCCCCTGCAAACGTCCAGTGACGCAGAGGAAATGGACGTTAGCTCTGGTGGtgatggacagacacacaccccaGCAGGGGACCAGGACCTGGGGCTCCTCGCCAAGGGCTCCATAACCTTCAGTAATAACCTGTCAGATGAGGCTGAACCCAGCGCACTGTGCCCTAGAACAGCCCGCCATGCGCCCCCTGTCACRAAGTTCCTACCAGAGCTTAAGTTACTACAAGACATTAAGATCAGTGTCAGCGTTGTAGATAGCAGCAGGTGCAAAGATAGGAAGGTGCTGTACACAGGGATCGGTCAGGAGGGTGGTGGTGTAGGGGAGACCAGCTCAGAGGGCCTTAATGGTGAGTTGCATGATGCCGATACAGAGCTAGGGGCTGttgagggtagctcaggactgggGAACGGGATGGTCTGTGGCAgtgcagggaggagaggggaagaggcagACCTGGAGAACAAAGTGGAATTTGCGGTCTTGGACGAGCTGGAGGACTTCAGTCAGGACTTCCTGGATACGGAGAATGTGGAGCAGGGGGGTTTCAGGTCTGAGGAAATGGTTCAACCGGAGAATGCTGACGAGGAGAACCTGAATTACTCATATGAG GAGGACTTCGACAATGATGTAGATGCTCTGCTGGAGGAGGGCATGCCCGTGCCCAAAAAGATGCGCCTGGCAGAGGGGGCTGCTGAGTATGCAGGGGACAGTGACCACGCGTCGGACGGGGAGGGAGGCGTTCAGCCCATGATGACCAAAATTAAAACAGTCCTGAAGA GTCGTGGGCGTCCACCCACTGAGCCACTACCTGACGGATGGATCATGACATTCCATAACTCTGGCATTCCAGTCTACCTGCACAGAGAGACCAGAGTAGTGACCTGGTCCAGACCTTACTTCCTGGGGACCGGGAGCATCAGG AAACACGACCCTCCCACCAGTAGCATCCCCTGCTTGCACTATAGGAAGATGAAGGATCACGAGGAAAGGCAACAGAACGGAGAGGTGACGCCCAACGCTGTGGTGTCTCCTGTGAAGCCTGGGGAAGAGGCAGACTCCCTGGAGAGACCAGACGAGCCTGACTCCACAGCCCAGGAGGACCCTACCACTGTGGCCCTTGGTCTGAGCCTGGGGGATGGTGGAGAGGTGGAGTTGGAGACAGGCCTGGTCACAGAAGGAACCATAGAAAGGTGTCCTGTCCCACACGGCAAGATGCCCCYCTCTTATGAGATGGCCCATGGGGCTCTGGGACAGGTCAGGGCCACGGTGGAGGTGTGTAAAGATGAATCCATAG AAATTGAGGAGTTCCGCAGCTACCTGGAGAAGTGCTTTGACTTTGAACAAGTGACCGTGAAGAAGTTCCGTACCTGGGCAGAGCGCAGGCAGTTCAACAGGGACATGAAGAGGAAGCAGGCTGAGTCTGAGAGACCCATTCTGCCTGCCAACCAGAAGCTCATCACTCTGTCTGTATCAGATACCCCCACCAAGAAAG AGTTTGTCATTAATCCAAATGGGAAGTCTGAAGTTTGCATCCTACATGAATATATGCAACGTGTCCTAAAGGTCCGACCTGTTTACAACTTTTTTGAATGTG AGAACCCAAGTGAACCCTTTGGCGCCTCCGTCATTATAGACGGAGTGACATATGGCACGGGAACTGCAAGCAGTAAAAAACTTGCCAAGAATAAAGCTG CTCGAGCCACACTGGAGATCCTCATCCCTGACTTTGTCAAGCAGACATCTGAGGAGAAGCTTGTAGAAGGGGATGAACTGGAG TATTTTAATCATATCAGTATTGAAGATTCTAGGGTGTACGAACTGACCAATAAAGCAGGCTTACTCTCGCCATATCAGATTCTACACGAGTGCCTTAAGAG AAACCATGGAATGGGTGACACCAGCATCAAGTTTGAGGTGATCCCAGGGAAGAACCAGAAGAGTGAATATGTGATGACGTGTGGCAAGCACACTGTGCGTGGATGGT GCAAGAATAAGCGTGTGGGGAAGCAGCTGGCGTCGCAGAAGATCCTACAGATGCTGCACCCCCACGTAAAGAACTGGGGGTCACTGCTCCGCATGTACGGCAGAGAGAGCAGTAAGATGGTGAAGAAG GAAAATTCAGACAAGAGTGTGATTGAACTTCAACAGTATGCCAAAAAGAACAGGCCAAATCTTCACATCCTGAACAAACTGCAAGAGGAGATGAAGAAACTGGCTAAGGAGAGG GCGGAAACCAGGAAGAAGCCCAAGATGACCATAATGGAGTCAGCCCAGCCTGGCAGTCAGCCGCTCTGTACTGTTGACGTCTAG